The Elaeis guineensis isolate ETL-2024a chromosome 13, EG11, whole genome shotgun sequence genome includes a region encoding these proteins:
- the LOC105056290 gene encoding protein KINESIN LIGHT CHAIN-RELATED 2, whose amino-acid sequence MPGILLDGLDANEASNELNSSQIKENLSTPKSPRASPSLMSAPSEALDLPVESCVEPSIEQLYDNVCEMASSSDGSLSRQSFGSDGEESRIDSELRHLVGGEMEAIRVMVEEEDAGVANVVTGMENGSADKKHENTVRVQSFLMSSESSNKSKKPSRSQVESDASLKSSPKHKGGSPDKGDKSVTKPTSRAGRIKKLKNYSPGEAKTQNGTDDPSEAGLDNPDLGPFLLKHARDLIASDNPRRALKYALRAAKSFEKCAAGKRSLDLVMSLHVIAAIYCNLGRYAEAVPVLQHSIEIPVLEEGQDHALAKFSGYMQLGDTYAMLGQLENSIQCYTTGLQIQKQVLGDMDPRVGETCRYIAEAHVQALQFDEAEKLCQTALDIHRENGAPASLEETADRRLMGLICDTKGEHEIALEHLVLASMAMAANGQETDVASVDCSIGDIYLSLCRYDEAVFAYQKALTVFKSTKGENHPTVASVFVRLADLYNKTGKLRESKSYCENALRIYGKPIPGTSAEEIASGLTDVSAIYESMNEHEQALKLLQKALKMYDNSVGQQSTIAGIEAQMGVLYYIIGNYGESYASFKNAITKLRACGEKKSAFFGIALNQMGLACVQRYAINEAAELFEEARSILEQEYGPYHQDTLGVCSNLAGTYDAMGRLGEAIEILEYVVGIREEKLGTANPDVDDEKRRLAELLKEAGRVRNRKARSLETLLDTNQNIKKEDAIAI is encoded by the exons ATGCCTGGAATTCTACTGGATGGACTTGATGCGAATGAGGCATCCAATGAGTTGAATTCGTCACAAATTAAAGAGAATTTATCTACACCAAAATCTCCTCGGGCTTCTCCAAGCCTTATGAGTGCACCAAGCGAGGCCCTGGACCTCCCTGTTGAGAGTTGTGTGGAGCCCTCAATCGAGCAGTTGTATGATAATGTTTGTGAGATGGCGAGCTCCAGCGACGGGTCATTATCTCGGCAGAGCTTTGGAtctgatggtgaggaatcaaggATCGATTCAGAGCTGCGCCATCTTGTTGGTGGGGAGATGGAAGCTATTAGAGTAATGGTAGAGGAGGAGGATGCAGGTGTTGCTAATGTGGTCACCGGAATGGAAAATGGGTCGGCTGACAAGAAACATGAGAACACAGTCAGGGTGCAATCTTTTCTCATGTCTTCCGAATCATCAAATAAATCTAAGAAGCCTTCTCGATCACAAGTGGAGTCAGATGCATCCCTGAAATCCAGTCCGAAGCACAAAGGCGGCTCCCCAGATAAAGGTGATAAAAGTGTAACCAAGCCAACCAGTAGAGCTGGCCGCATTAAGAAACTCAAGAATTATTCACCAGGAGAGGCAAAGACACAAAATGGAACTGATGATCCATCTGAAGCAGGGTTGGACAACCCAGATCTCGGGCCTTTCCTTCTTAAACATGCAAGGGATTTGATTGCTTCTGATAACCCACGAAGGGCTCTGAAGTACGCCCTTCGAGCAGCAAAATCATTTGAGAAATGTGCTGCTGGGAAGCGCAGTTTGGACTTAGTGATGAGTCTTCATGTTATTGCGGCAATTTACTGCAATTTGGGACGGTATGCTGAGGCTGTACCTGTGCTTCAGCATTCGATAGAGATCCCTGTCCTTGAAGAAGGCCAGGACCATGCCCTTGCCAAATTTTCTGGTTATATGCAATTGGGAGATACTTATGCCATGTTAGGTCAGCTTGAGAACTCAATACAGTGCTACACAACCGGGTTGCAAATCCAGAAGCAGGTCTTGGGTGATATGGACCCAAGGGTTGGTGAGACCTGCCGCTACATAGCCGAAGCACATGTACAGGCTCTGCAATTTGATGAAGCAGAGAAGTTGTGCCAGACGGCCCTTGACATCCATAGGGAGAATGGTGCACCGGCTTCTCTTGAAGAAACAGCAGACCGGAGGCTCATGGGTCTCATTTGTGATACCAAGGGAGAGCATGAAATTGCTCTTGAGCATCTTGTTTTAGCAAGCATGGCTATGGCGGCCAATGGCCAGGAAACAGATGTAGCTTCAGTGGATTGCAGCATTGGAGACATCTATCTCTCCTTGTGTCGATATGATGAGGCTGTTTTTGCATACCAAAAAGCACTCACTGTCTTCAAATCGACCAAAGGGGAGAATCATCCAACTGTAGCTTCTGTCTTTGTGCGTCTTGCTGATTTGTACAACAAGACAGGGAAGCTCAGGGAATCGAAGTCATATTGTGAAAATGCCCTTCGAATCTATGGCAAGCCTATTCCAGGGACCTCTGCTGAGGAAATTGCTAGTGGCCTCACTGATGTTTCTGCTATATATGAATCGATGAACGAGCATGAGCAGGCTCTGAAGTTACTTCAGAAAGCCTTAAAGATGTATGATAACTCTGTTGGCCAACAAAGCACGATTGCTGGAATTGAAGCACAGATGGGGGTGCTGTATTATATCATTGGGAACTATGGGGAGTCTTATGCTTCCTTTAAGAATGCGATCACCAAGCTTCGGGCATGTGGGGAGAAGAAGTCTGCTTTCTTTGGCATTGCTCTGAACCAGATGGGGCTAGCATGTGTGCAGCGGTATGCAATTAATGAGGCTGCAGAGCTGTTTGAGGAAGCCAGAAGTATTCTTGAACAGGAGTATGGACCATATCATCAAGATACTCTTGGGGTATGCAGCAATCTTGCAGGAACCTATGACGCGATGGGAAG ATTGGGTGAGGCCATTGAGATCTTGGAATATGTTGTTGGGATTAGGGAGGAGAAGCTGGGGACAGCCAACccagatgtcgatgatgagaagaGGAGGTTGGCTGAGTTGTTAAAGGAAGCTGGCAGGGTCAGAAACAGGAAAGCCAGGTCACTGGAAACTCTCCTTGACACCAACCAGAATATTAAAAAGGAGGATGCCATTGCAATATGA